AATCACCAAGACTGATAACTGATGACTGATAACTGATAACTGATAACTGATAACTGAAATGACCATCGATACCTCTAACGAAGTCAAAGCGATCGCCCGCTATATTCGGATGTCACCCCTGAAAGTCAGACGGGTACTCGATCAGATCCGCGGGCGCTCCTATCGGGAAGCCCTAATTATTCTCGAATTCATGCCCTACCGGGCCTGTGACCCGATCCTAAAAGTCCTGCGTTCCGCCGTTGCCAACGCCGAAAATAACGAAGGACTCGATCCCGCCACTTTGGTAGTTAGCCAAGCCTTTGCCGATGGCGGACCGACCCTAAAACGTTTTCGACCCCGGGCCCAAGGGCGCGCCTACCAAATTCGCAAACCCACCTGTCATATCACCGTCGCCGTCGCTCCTAGCAACAAAGACTAATCACCTTAACTAAAAAAACCACAATGGGACAAAAAATCCATCCCCTCGGTTTTCG
This Microcystis wesenbergii NRERC-220 DNA region includes the following protein-coding sequences:
- the rplV gene encoding 50S ribosomal protein L22; amino-acid sequence: MTIDTSNEVKAIARYIRMSPLKVRRVLDQIRGRSYREALIILEFMPYRACDPILKVLRSAVANAENNEGLDPATLVVSQAFADGGPTLKRFRPRAQGRAYQIRKPTCHITVAVAPSNKD